Part of the Candidatus Tumulicola sp. genome is shown below.
AGAGAGAGTGATAGCCTCGTGCGCGAAAATCTTCGATCTTCTGCGGCGTTTCCTGAGTACTTCGGGGCACGAGAAACCCCGAGGGAACCTGGGTGGACCATCATCCAAGGCTAAGTATTCCTTAGTGACCGATAGTGAATCAGTACCGTGAGGGAAAGGCGAAAAGAACCCCGGAAGGGGAGTGAAAGAGAACCTGAAACCGTGTGCTTACAATCCGTGAAAGGGCTATGCCGCGCAAGCGGAATGCCTGATCGCGTGCCTTTTGTGTAATGATCCGGCGAGTTAGTGTTGCAGGCAGGTTAAGGGCTATGAACCCGGAGCCAGAGCGAAAGCGAGTCTGAATAGGGCGGCCAAATGTCTGTAATATTAGACCCGAAACTAGGTGATCTATCCATGGCCAGGCTGAAGCGCAACTAAACTTGCGTGGAGGGCCGAACCTGTCGTTGTTGCAAAAACGTTGGATGAGCTGTGGATAGGGGTGAAAAGCCAATCGAACCTAGAGATAGCTGGTTCTCCCCGAAATAGTTCTAGGGCTAGCCTCGGAATTTAACCCGTGGGGGTAGAGCACTGACAGGGCTAGGGGCCTTACCAGGTTACTGAACCCCATCAAACTCCGAATACCACGGTGAACATCCCGGGAGTCAGACAGTGGGGGATAAGCTCCATTGTCGAAAGACAAACAGGTCAGATCGTCAGCTAAGGTCCCCAAGTATAGCTAAGTGGTAAAGGAAGTAGGACCGCATAAACAACCAGGAGGTTGGCTTAGAGGCAGCCATCCTTGAAAGAGTGCGTAACAGCTCACTGGTCGAGTGGTTCTGCGCCGAAAATGTAACGGGGCTCAAGCTATACACCGAAGCTACGGACTGGATGGCGGTTCGCCGCCATTCTTTGGTAGGGGAGCGTTCTGTTGTAGGCCGAAGCGCGACCGTGAGGACGCGTGGACGAAACAGAAGTGCGAATGCCGGAATTAGTAGCGTAAAGTGGGGTGAGAAACCCCACCGCCGTAAGTCTAAGGTTTCCTGGGCACTGTTTATCATCTCAGGGTTAGTCGGGACCTAAGCCGAGGCTGAGAAGCGTAGGCGATGGATAAGCCGTTAATATCCGGCTACTACCGACCCCGTTTGATCTCTTTCTTAACGATTTCCACGCGCCTCGTGCGCGCGGATGTCGTTAAGCGAGAGATCGTGAAGCGAAGGCGTGACGCAGGAAGTTAGTCCATCATCCTATCGGACGGATGTTCAAGCAAGTAGGGTGGATCGCAGGTAAATCCGCGGTCTGGCGCAAGCCAAAGCCCGAGATGCGAATACGAGCCAACGCAAGGCGGCGAAGTGGACGATACTCAACTGTCAAGAAAAGCGTCTAGCAAGGGTCTTCGGTACCCGTACCGCAAGCCGACACTGGTAGACTGGCAGAGAATGCCAAGGCGACGAGAGAATCCCTGTTAAGGAACTCGGCAAATTAACCCCGTAACTTCGGGAAAAGGGGTGCTTTAGTAGCGTACACGCATTTACTGTTGTGGCGCGAAAGAGTCGCAGTAGCAAGGCCCGAGCGACTGTTTAACAAAAACACAGGTCTCTGCGAACGCGAAAGCGGACGTATAGGGGCTGACGCCTGCCCGGTGCTGGAAGGTTAAGAGGAGAGGTTAGCCGCAAGGCAAAGCTTTGAATCGAAGCCCCAGTAAACGGCTGCCGTAACTATAACGGTACTAAGGTGATATCGATTGCCCACCACGATCGTAAGATCGTGCGTGAATCTGGCTATATGCTGGAACATCCGAGAATCCGACGATACGCGACGTCGAGTCGCGTGACAACTCGATCGGTGCGGACAATCAGCAGGGAAGATCGCGCTTGCGCGATCCCCTCAGAGACTACATGCCGGACTCCTGAAATCACTACGTTATCTAACGTAGTGCCGGGGCTTTAGCCCCGGTCAGGATGATGATATAGTCCGAGCCTCGCAGCGATGCGAGGAGGCTTGCAGAAATGCCAAGCCCGCTGGCGTTCTAAAGAACACCGGCGTAACAAAACTGAGCGAAATTCCTTGTCGGGTAAGTTCCGACCTGCACGAATGGCGTAACGACTTGGGCACTGTCTCAATGGGGAGCTCGGCGAAGTTGCAATACGGGTGAAGATGCCCGTTACCCGCAGCAGGACGGAAAGACCCCGTGGAGCTTTACTGTACCCTGATCTTGATTTTTGAAATTTGCTGCGCAGGATAGGTGGGAGGCTTCGAAGCCGGATCTTCGGGTTCGGTGGAGCCACCCTTGAGATACCACTCTGCGAATTTCGGAGATCTAACAAGCGGCCGTTATCCGGCCGGTGGACATGGTCAGGCGGGCAGTTTGACTGGGGCGGTCGCCTCCCAAAGAGTAACGGAGGCGCCCAAAGGTCAACTCAGGTTGGTCGGAAATCAACCGTAAGAGTGCATAGGCAGAAGTTGGCTTAACTGCGAGACGTACATGTCGAGCAGGGACGAAAGTCGGGCTAAGTGATCCGGTGGTTTTGTATGGAAGAGCCATCGCTTAACGGATAAAAGCTACCCCGGGGATAACAGGCTTATCTCCCCCAAGAGTTCATGATTGGGCTCGCCATTCGAGCGATCGAATGGGTAATAGTGACTCATATCGGTGAACCCCCGCAAGGGGCAACACCGAGGGAAGTCGGGCGCGACAGCGCCTTGACCCCGTAACGACTGAGAGCGCAAGCTCGAGATGGAAGCGCTGCGTCGCAAGACGCAAATCTATCACTTCCATAATACGTCACCATCTCGCAAGAGATGAAGGTATAGTCTAAGCTACAAGTGATTGTAGATTGCCACATCGACGGGGAGGTTTGGCACCTCGATGTCGGATCGTCGCATCCTGGGGCTGTAGTAGGTCCCAAGGGTTTGGCTGTTCGCCAATTAAAGCGGTACGCGATCTGGGTTCAGAACGTAGAATACACTGCGTCTCCTCCGAGCAATTGGAGGATGTACATCGGCTATATCGGTGAAACCCGACGCTGGCTCCGAACGCCGGCAGGGCAATACCGAGGGAAGTCGGGCGCGACAGCGCCTTGACCCCGTAACGACTGAGAGCGCAAGCTCGAGATGGCTGGTCACTGTCGCACAAACGCGACAAATTTACGACCGCCATAACACGCCGACTCCTGATCACAAGTCAGGATGAAGATATAGTCTATGCCACTGGTAACAGTGGAAATAACATGCGTGAGACAGTTCGGTCCCTATCCGCTGTGGGCGTTACAGACTTGAGGAGCGCTGACCCTAGTACGAGAGGACCGGGTTGGACGGACCGCTAGTGAACCGGTTGTCACGCCAGTGGCAGAGCCGGGTAGCCACGTCCGGATCTGATAAACGCTGAAAGCATCTAAGCGTGAAGCAGACTCCAAGATAAGGTCTGGAACCGCAAGGTGAAGACCCCTGGTAGTCCACCAGGTTGATAGGCCGGAGGTAGAAGCACCGCAAGGTGTGCAGCTGACCGGTACTAATAGGTCGGAAAGTTACTCGCTCTGAAATCATACTTCGAGCAAGCTGGTACAAAGCTCATCATTCGTCGACGACATATCGCTATGCAGTTTTCAGGGAGCAGTGGCACGCGGACGTCCGCGCCCGCCGCTCGCCTCAAAGTTTCCGGTGCTTATAGTGGTGGGGCAACACCCGTTCCCATTCCGAACACGGCAGTTAAGCCCACTAACGCCGATGGTACTGAGACCGCAGGGTCTAAGGGAGAGTAGGTAGGCGCCGGATTATCGAACGAGCCGGCCGCGAGCGATCGCGGTCGGCTCTTTATTTTCCCCACGTCCTTACGGCTTGGGTTTTGGCAATTTGAAGATCGAATCGACCAGAACCGAAAATCCAGGGAGCGCCGCATGCGTGAAGGTCTCGTCGCGCGTGTAGCGCTGCGTCCCTTCGCTGTCGTGCGCGGCAAATGTGCGCTCGACCGGGTCGACGTACAGAACCAACTTCGCGCCGGCGGCGAGATACACGCGTATCTTTTCCTCAATGTCGTGGGAACGGTCGCCAGGCGAGATGATCTCGAACGCCGCATCCGGTGCCATATATGGGATCTGCGCCGCATCTTCTTGGTCGTAACCCAACCGTGCATAGGAAAGAAACGAGACGTCCGGCACGAGGGGTCGTGTCGCCTCGTGTGGAGGCGTTACCCGGAATTCCCACTCCGTCCCGACGCGCCCAGCACCGGTAGCGTCGGCCCAAGCGCCCACGGCGGCTGCCAGCCTAAGTTGAGCCCGCGCATGACGCTCCTGTGGGCTCACCTTTTGAAGCGCGCGACCATTGACCCACTCCGTGGCGGGTTTGGTGATCGGAACCGTGATCTCGCGAGTTGTCGACATACAACGCCTTCCACGTTGGATTATATCACGGGAACTATGCCGAGCGTAAAGGGGGCAAGGTGGCGAAGCTGCGTGCATGTAAGCCGCGTTGAGGAAACCCTGCGTTAGAAATGAACCCAGAGCAACCCCGCCTGTACACCGAATTCGCCGATTGGTTTCACTTGCTCACGGCGCCTGAAGACTACGCGACGGAGGCTGATTTCTACATCAAACACTTCGCCGCCGCGATCGGGCAGGAGCCGCGCACGCTGCTCGAGCTAGGCGCGGGCGGCGGGAACAACGCATCGCACTACAAGCGGCACGTCAAGGCCACGCTCACGGATCTCTCCCCGGCGATGCTCGCCCTCAGCGCGCGCCTCAATCCCGAATGCGAACATATCCAGGGCGACATGCGAACGATCCGTCTCGGCCAAACCTTCGACGCCGTCCTTGTGCACGACGCCGTATGCTACCTCACCACCCTGGACGACTTGCACAAAGCATTCGCCACCGCGTTCATCCACAGCCGGCCCGGCGGCGCAGCCATCTTCGCACCCGACCACATCCGCGAAACGTTCACCGCGACGACGGATCACGGAGGTCAC
Proteins encoded:
- a CDS encoding Uma2 family endonuclease codes for the protein MSTTREITVPITKPATEWVNGRALQKVSPQERHARAQLRLAAAVGAWADATGAGRVGTEWEFRVTPPHEATRPLVPDVSFLSYARLGYDQEDAAQIPYMAPDAAFEIISPGDRSHDIEEKIRVYLAAGAKLVLYVDPVERTFAAHDSEGTQRYTRDETFTHAALPGFSVLVDSIFKLPKPKP
- a CDS encoding class I SAM-dependent methyltransferase is translated as MNPEQPRLYTEFADWFHLLTAPEDYATEADFYIKHFAAAIGQEPRTLLELGAGGGNNASHYKRHVKATLTDLSPAMLALSARLNPECEHIQGDMRTIRLGQTFDAVLVHDAVCYLTTLDDLHKAFATAFIHSRPGGAAIFAPDHIRETFTATTDHGGHDGADRGIRYLEWTTDPDQSDSTYTSEFAYLLHELGKPSRVELDTHICGLFSATDWLRGLQAAGFRPVTQMAGPEDPTGNYTIFVAARPR